In a single window of the Arachis hypogaea cultivar Tifrunner chromosome 6, arahy.Tifrunner.gnm2.J5K5, whole genome shotgun sequence genome:
- the LOC112696670 gene encoding large ribosomal subunit protein P2B → MKVIAAYLLAVLGGNTSPSAGDIKDILGCVGAEADDERITLLLSEVKGKDITEVIAAGREKLASVPAGGGGAVAVAAAPSGGAAAPSASESKKEEKVEEKEESDDDMGFSLFD, encoded by the exons ATGAAGGTTATCGCCGCCTATCTCCTCGCTGTTCTCGGCGGCAACACTTCCCCTTCCGCCGGCGACATCAAGGACATCCTCGGCTGCG TTGGAGCTGAAGCTGATGATGAAAGGATAACGCTTCTTTTGTCTGAAGTGAAAGGCAAAGACATAACAGAGGTCATTGCCGCCGGTAGGGAAAAGCTTGCTTCGGTGCCTGCCGGTGGTGGCGGTGCTGTGGCCGTTGCCGCTGCTCCTAGCGGAGGTGCTGCTGCTCCCTCAGCCTCCGAGtcaaagaaagaggagaaggttGAAGAGAAGGAAGAATCAGATGAT GATATGGGATTCAGTCTCTTTGACTAA
- the LOC112696669 gene encoding monodehydroascorbate reductase, producing MAKSFKYIILGGGVAAGYAAREFFKQGLKSGELAIISKEAVAPYERPALAKVFLFQTPARLPGFHVCVGSGGERLAPEWYQQQGIELILSTEIVKADLDAKSLSSANGETIEYQTLIIATGSAVIKLTDFGVEGADSKNIFYLREIDDAEKLYEAIKAKNNGKAVIVGGGYIGLELSAILRLHNIDVTMVYPEPWCMPRLFTSEIAAFYEEYYAKNKGVTIIKGTVAAGFTANSNGEVKEVKLKDGRVLEADIVVVGVGAKPLTNLFKGKVEEDKGGIKTDAFFKTSVDDVYAVGDVATFPMKMYGDMRRVEHVDHARKSAEQAVKAIKAKENGETIEEYDYLPYFYSRAFDLSWQFYGDNVGEAVVFGDRDPKSAKPKFGTYWIKDGKVFGVFLEGGTPEENKAIAKAAKVQPPAENQDQLAQEGVSFATKL from the exons ATGGCAAAAAGCTTCAAGTATATCATCCTTGGAGGAGGAGTTGCCGCT GGTTACGCAGCGAGGGAGTTTTTCAAACAGGGACTTAAGTCCGGAGAGTTGGCCATCATTTCTAAAGAAGCG GTGGCACCTTATGAACGCCCAGCTCTCGCAAAGGTTTTCTTATTCCAGA CACCTGCTAGACTTCCTGGATTCCATGTATGTGTTGGAAGTGGGGGAGAAAGATTGGCTCCTGAGTGGTACCAACAACAAG GGATAGAGTTAATTCTTAGCACAGAAATAGTGAAAGCAGACCTTGATGCAAAGTCTTTGAGCAGTGCTAATGGAGAAACAATAGAGTACCAGACTTTAATTATTGCAACAGGCTCAGCA GTTATAAAGTTGACTGATTTTGGTGTAGAAGGGGCTGattctaaaaatatcttttacCTGAGGGAGATTGATGATGCTGAAAAATTGTACGAGGCAATCAAAGCAAAGAATAATGGGAAAGCTGTGATTGTTGGAGGAGGATACATTGGTCTAGAGCTTAGTGCAATTTTGAGGCTACACAATATTGATGTTACAATGGTCTACCCTGAACCTTGGTGTA TGCCAAGACTTTTTACCTCCGAGATAGCTGCTTTCTATGAGGAATACTATGCAAAAAATAAGGGGGTGACAATCATTAAAGGAACTGTTGCTGCTGGTTTCACTGCTAATTCCAATGGAGAG GTAAAAGAAGTAAAGTTGAAAGATGGAAGAGTTTTGGAAGCTGATATTGTTGTTGTAGGCGTCGGAGCAAAGCCTCTAACAAACTTGTTTAAAGGGAAAGTTGAAGAGGATAAAGGTGGAATCAAG ACTGAtgccttcttcaaaacaagtgtagATGATGTTTATGCTGTTGGAGACGTGGCTACTTTCCCTATGAAAATGTATGGTGATATGAGAAGAGTTGAACATGTCGATCATGCTCGCAAATCAGCCGAGCAGGCTGTAAAG GCCATCAAGGCAAAAGAGAATGGGGAAACAATAGAGGAGTACGACTACCTTCCATACTTCTACTCTCGCGCATTTGACCTGTCATGGCAATTCTATGGTGACAATGTTGGAGAGGCAGTGGTATTTGGAGACAGAGATCCAAAATCAGCAAAGCCAAAGTTTGGAACATATTGGATTAAAGATGGCAAAGTCTTTGGAGTATTCTTGGAAGGTGGAACCCCAGAGGAGAACAAGGCTATTGCCAAAGCTGCCAAAGTCCAGCCTCCAGCAGAAAATCAGGATCAACTGGCACAGGAAGGTGTTTCCTTCGCTACTAAATTATGA